Proteins found in one Macaca nemestrina isolate mMacNem1 chromosome 4, mMacNem.hap1, whole genome shotgun sequence genomic segment:
- the LOC112423955 gene encoding beta-glucuronidase isoform X6 produces MARGLAVAWAVLGPLLWGCALALQGGMLYPRESPSRERKELDGLWSFRADFSDNRRRGFEEQWYRRPLRESGPTLDMPVPSSFNDISQDWRLRHFVGWVWYEREVILPERWTQDLSTRVVLRIGSAHAYAIVWVNGVDTLEHEGGYLPFEADISNLVQVGPLSSQLRITIAINNTLTPTTLPPGTIQYLTDTSKYPKGYFVQNTYFDFFNYAGLQRSVLLYTTPTAYIDDITVTTGVEHDSGLVNYQISVKGSNLFELEVRLLDAENKLMANGTGTQGQLKVPGARLWWPYLMHERPAYLYSLEVRLTAQMSLGPVSDFYTLPVGIRTVAVTESQFLINGKPFYFHGVNKHEDADIRGKGFDWPLLVKDFNLLRWLGANAFRTSHYPYAEEVLQMCDRYGIVVIDECPGVGLALPQFFNNVSLQNHMRVMEEVVRRDKNHPAVVMWSVANEPASHLESAGYHLKLRMWM; encoded by the exons ATGGCCCGGGGCTTGGCGGTGGCCTGGGCGGTGCTTGGGCCGCTGTTGTGGGGCTGCGCGCTGGCGCTGCAGGGCGGGATGCTGTACCCCCGGGAGAGCCCGTCGCGGGAGCGCAAGGAGCTGGACGGCCTTTGGAGCTTCCGCGCCGACTTCTCCGACAACCGACGCCGGGGCTTTGAGGAGCAGTGGTACCGGCGGCCTCTGCGGGAG TCAGGCCCCACCCTGGACATGCCGGTTCCCTCCAGCTTCAACGACATCAGCCAGGACTGGCGTCTGCGGCAttttgttggctgggtgtggtatgAACGGGAGGTGATCCTGCCGGAGCGATGGACCCAGGACCTGAGCACAAGAGTGGTGCTGAGGATTGGCAGTGCCCACGCCTATGCCATCGTG TGGGTGAATGGGGTCGACACGCTAGAGCATGAGGGGGGCTACCTGCCCTTTGAAGCCGACATCAGCAACCTGGTCCAGGTGGGGCCCCTGTCCTCCCAGCTCCGCATCACTATCGCCATCAACAACACACTCACCCCCACCACCCTGCCACCAGGGACCATCCAATACCTGACTGACACCTCCAA GTATCCCAAGGGTTACTTTGTCCAGAATACATACTTTGACTTCTTCAACTACGCGGGACTGCAGCGGTCTGTGCTTCTGTACACGACACCCACCGCTTACATCGATGACATCACCGTCACCACCGGCGTGGAGCACGACAGTG GGCTGGTGAATTACCAGATCTCTGTCAAGGGCAGTAACCTGTTTGAGTTGGAAGTGCGTCTTCTGGATGCAGAAAACAAACTCATGGCGAACGGGACAGGAACCCAGGGCCAACTGAAGGTGCCGGGTGCCAGGCTCTGGTGGCCATACCTGATGCACGAACGCCCCGCCTATCTGTACTCGTTGGAG GTGCGACTGACTGCACAGATGTCGCTGGGGCCTGTTTCTGACTTCTACACACTCCCTGTGGGGATCCGCACTGTGGCTGTCACCGAAAGCCAGTTCCTCATCAATGGGAAACCTTTCTATTTCCACGGTGTCAACAAGCATGAGGATGCGGAC ATCCGAGGGAAGGGCTTCGACTGGCCGCTGCTGGTGAAGGACTTCAACCTGCTTCGCTGGCTTGGTGCCAACGCCTTCCGCACCAGCCACTACCCCTACGCCGAGGAAGTGCTGCAGATGTGTGACCGCTATGGGATTGTGGTCATCGATGAGTGTCCTGGCGTGGGCCTGGCACTGCC GCAGTTCTTCAACAACGTGTCCCTGCAGAACCACATGCGGGTGATGGAGGAAGTGGTGCGCAGGGACAAGAACCACCCCGCCGTCGTGATGTGGTCTGTGGCCAACGAGCCTGCGTCCCACCTAGAATCTGCCGGCTACCACTTGAA GCTCCGTATGTGGATGTGA